The Larus michahellis chromosome 12, bLarMic1.1, whole genome shotgun sequence genome contains a region encoding:
- the LOC141750206 gene encoding uncharacterized protein LOC141750206 isoform X4 codes for MAAPGPASLQRRLQSSQEARHRQAVLVRKLQAKVLQYRTRCRELEQQLEAGAGCLPGRWEGTEALEKALLQVKEEQQRCEDLAEANSLLREHLEKAEEVNSALKEDVGKLTVDWMRAREELEAKEREWRQERELYENYFRGDRLLGLWHQMVTFRRHFLEMKAATNRDLSELKAEQMRLSGSVMANCSRLNCSVMSFQAKGELEKKELQDRLKDLVALEDKHCLLQHELLVAREALEESHLERDVLKEEKHELRVALEKAEQSVAELTGAQNELSAELADLRVATANMSCINEALALDKVQLNKLVLQLEEENDALLCKVDEMERAKISAQEKLSLCKRTTKELCAEKAHLEQLLKKAEEQQEELRVELGVLAEEKEEAQEKLLEVSRQQESSRSGLEQLRQESSRQGHALAEVCAEKELLVREKAALEVRLAAMERERQGLSEQLAEARSGKETVECSLLEAQQHLSELEITRSHLETQLHAVAQAKEVIQGEVKCLQWELEAERSLLKQERQNMAQELQKEEQHTDTLKVREADHQGEINKLLQDVQAIAEGQRLSWLSEKRLLSQRLERLQRAVARLDREKTELKQYSAELRRTLEEVERERRRLRRYCRGRALPDAGGFSVSESDQHEMLASQQLAQERK; via the exons atggcggcgccgggcccggcctccctgcagcgccggctgcagagctcgcaggaggcgcggcaccggcaagcggtgctggtgcggaagctgcaggcgaag GTCCTGCAGTACCGGACCCGCTgccgagagctggagcagcagctggaagcaggagcg ggatgcctcccaggcaggtgggaaggcacagaggccctggagaaagccctgcttcaggtgaaagaggagcagcaaag GTGCGAGGATCTGGCCGAAGCGAACAGTCTGCTGCGGGAGCACCTGGAGAAAGCGGAAGAGGTGAATTCAGCCCTCAAAGAAGATGTTGGAAAGCTGACGGTGGATTGGATGAGGgcgcgggaggagctggaagcgaaGGAGCGCGAATGGCGCCAGGAACGTGAG CTCTATGAGAACTACTTCAGGGGTGACCGTCTGCTCGGGCTGTGGCATCAGATGGTCACCTTCCGCCgtcatttcctggaaatgaaggCTGCCACGAACCG agatttgtcagagctgaaggcagagcaaatgAGGCTTTCTGGGTCTGTAATGGCAAACTGCTCCCGTCTAAACTGCAGCGTGATGTCCTTCCAAGCcaagggggagctggagaagaaggagcttcaggacag aCTGAAGGACTTAGTGGCACTTGAAGACAAACACTGCTTGTTACAGCATGAGTTGTTAGTTGCGAGAGAGGCGCTGGAGGAATCGCACCTtgagagggatgtgctgaaggaagagaagcatgagCTTAGAGTGGCCCTGGAGAAG GCCGAGCAGTCGGTGGCAGAGCTGACAGGGGCTCAGAATGAGCTGAGTGCTGAACTTGCCGATCTACGTGTTGCAACAGCAAACATGAGCTGTATCAATGAAGCTCTTGCTTTGGACAAAGTGCAACTGAACAAACTTgtgctgcag ctggaggaagagaatgACGCTCTCTTGTGTAAAGTGGATGAGATGGAGAGAGCAAAGatctctgcccaggagaagctgagcttgtgTAAAAGAACAACCAAagagctctgtgcagagaaagcccacctggagcagctgctgaagaaagcagaggagcaacaagaggagctgcgggtagagctgggggtcctggcagaggagaaggaagaagcccaagagaaactccttgag GTTTCCCGCCAGCAAGAGTCGTCTCGCAGTGGCCTGGAGCAGTTGCGCCAGGAGTCCTCTCGCCAAGGGCACGCACTGGCCGAGGTGTGCGCAGAGAAGGAATTGCTGGTGcgggagaaggctgccctggaggtgcGACTGGCAGCCATGGAGCGGGAGAGACAAGGCCTttcggagcagctggcagaggccag gtcagggaaggagaccgtggaatgcagcctgttggaggctcagcagcacttgtCTGAGCTGGAGATCACCAGGAGTCATCTTGAAACCCAGCTTCACGCGGTGGCGCAGGCCAAGGAGGTGATCCAAG GGGAAGTgaagtgccttcagtgggagctggaagcagagaggtcTCTCCTGAAGCAGGAACGGCAAAACATGGcgcaagagctgcagaaagaagagcagcatacCGACACCCTCAAAGTTCGGGAGGCCGACCACCAAGGGGAgataaacaagctcctgcaaGACGTG caggcgattgcagaagggcagcggctgtcctggctctcggagaagagactcctgtcgcagcggctggaacgtctgcagcgagcagttgcaaggctggaccgggagaagacggagctgaagcaatacagtgctgagctcaggaggactctggaggag GTGGAACGTGAACGGAGGCGACTGAGGAGATATTGCAGAGGTCGTGCGCTGCCAGATGCAGGCGGATTTTCTGTCTCCGAGTCTGACCAGCACGAGATGCTGGCGTCTCAGCAG CTGGCGCAAGAGCGAAAATAG
- the LOC141750206 gene encoding uncharacterized protein LOC141750206 isoform X2 produces the protein MAAPGPASLQRRLQSSQEARHRQAVLVRKLQAKVLQYRTRCRELEQQLEAGAGCLPGRWEGTEALEKALLQVKEEQQRCEDLAEANSLLREHLEKAEEVNSALKEDVGKLTVDWMRAREELEAKEREWRQERELYENYFRGDRLLGLWHQMVTFRRHFLEMKAATNRDLSELKAEQMRLSGSVMANCSRLNCSVMSFQAKGELEKKELQDRLKDLVALEDKHCLLQHELLVAREALEESHLERDVLKEEKHELRVALEKAEQSVAELTGAQNELSAELADLRVATANMSCINEALALDKVQLNKLVLQLEEENDALLCKVDEMERAKISAQEKLSLCKRTTKELCAEKAHLEQLLKKAEEQQEELRVELGVLAEEKEEAQEKLLEVSRQQESSRSGLEQLRQESSRQGHALAEVCAEKELLVREKAALEVRLAAMERERQGLSEQLAEARSGKETVECSLLEAQQHLSELEITRSHLETQLHAVAQAKEVIQGEVKCLQWELEAERSLLKQERQNMAQELQKEEQHTDTLKVREADHQGEINKLLQDVAIAEGQRLSWLSEKRLLSQRLERLQRAVARLDREKTELKQYSAELRRTLEEVERERRRLRRYCRGRALPDAGGFSVSESDQHEMLASQQVSLLQTQLAQERK, from the exons atggcggcgccgggcccggcctccctgcagcgccggctgcagagctcgcaggaggcgcggcaccggcaagcggtgctggtgcggaagctgcaggcgaag GTCCTGCAGTACCGGACCCGCTgccgagagctggagcagcagctggaagcaggagcg ggatgcctcccaggcaggtgggaaggcacagaggccctggagaaagccctgcttcaggtgaaagaggagcagcaaag GTGCGAGGATCTGGCCGAAGCGAACAGTCTGCTGCGGGAGCACCTGGAGAAAGCGGAAGAGGTGAATTCAGCCCTCAAAGAAGATGTTGGAAAGCTGACGGTGGATTGGATGAGGgcgcgggaggagctggaagcgaaGGAGCGCGAATGGCGCCAGGAACGTGAG CTCTATGAGAACTACTTCAGGGGTGACCGTCTGCTCGGGCTGTGGCATCAGATGGTCACCTTCCGCCgtcatttcctggaaatgaaggCTGCCACGAACCG agatttgtcagagctgaaggcagagcaaatgAGGCTTTCTGGGTCTGTAATGGCAAACTGCTCCCGTCTAAACTGCAGCGTGATGTCCTTCCAAGCcaagggggagctggagaagaaggagcttcaggacag aCTGAAGGACTTAGTGGCACTTGAAGACAAACACTGCTTGTTACAGCATGAGTTGTTAGTTGCGAGAGAGGCGCTGGAGGAATCGCACCTtgagagggatgtgctgaaggaagagaagcatgagCTTAGAGTGGCCCTGGAGAAG GCCGAGCAGTCGGTGGCAGAGCTGACAGGGGCTCAGAATGAGCTGAGTGCTGAACTTGCCGATCTACGTGTTGCAACAGCAAACATGAGCTGTATCAATGAAGCTCTTGCTTTGGACAAAGTGCAACTGAACAAACTTgtgctgcag ctggaggaagagaatgACGCTCTCTTGTGTAAAGTGGATGAGATGGAGAGAGCAAAGatctctgcccaggagaagctgagcttgtgTAAAAGAACAACCAAagagctctgtgcagagaaagcccacctggagcagctgctgaagaaagcagaggagcaacaagaggagctgcgggtagagctgggggtcctggcagaggagaaggaagaagcccaagagaaactccttgag GTTTCCCGCCAGCAAGAGTCGTCTCGCAGTGGCCTGGAGCAGTTGCGCCAGGAGTCCTCTCGCCAAGGGCACGCACTGGCCGAGGTGTGCGCAGAGAAGGAATTGCTGGTGcgggagaaggctgccctggaggtgcGACTGGCAGCCATGGAGCGGGAGAGACAAGGCCTttcggagcagctggcagaggccag gtcagggaaggagaccgtggaatgcagcctgttggaggctcagcagcacttgtCTGAGCTGGAGATCACCAGGAGTCATCTTGAAACCCAGCTTCACGCGGTGGCGCAGGCCAAGGAGGTGATCCAAG GGGAAGTgaagtgccttcagtgggagctggaagcagagaggtcTCTCCTGAAGCAGGAACGGCAAAACATGGcgcaagagctgcagaaagaagagcagcatacCGACACCCTCAAAGTTCGGGAGGCCGACCACCAAGGGGAgataaacaagctcctgcaaGACGTG gcgattgcagaagggcagcggctgtcctggctctcggagaagagactcctgtcgcagcggctggaacgtctgcagcgagcagttgcaaggctggaccgggagaagacggagctgaagcaatacagtgctgagctcaggaggactctggaggag GTGGAACGTGAACGGAGGCGACTGAGGAGATATTGCAGAGGTCGTGCGCTGCCAGATGCAGGCGGATTTTCTGTCTCCGAGTCTGACCAGCACGAGATGCTGGCGTCTCAGCAG GTGTCCCTTCTGCAGACGCAGCTGGCGCAAGAGCGAAAATAG
- the LOC141750206 gene encoding uncharacterized protein LOC141750206 isoform X1, with protein sequence MAAPGPASLQRRLQSSQEARHRQAVLVRKLQAKVLQYRTRCRELEQQLEAGAGCLPGRWEGTEALEKALLQVKEEQQRCEDLAEANSLLREHLEKAEEVNSALKEDVGKLTVDWMRAREELEAKEREWRQERELYENYFRGDRLLGLWHQMVTFRRHFLEMKAATNRDLSELKAEQMRLSGSVMANCSRLNCSVMSFQAKGELEKKELQDRLKDLVALEDKHCLLQHELLVAREALEESHLERDVLKEEKHELRVALEKAEQSVAELTGAQNELSAELADLRVATANMSCINEALALDKVQLNKLVLQLEEENDALLCKVDEMERAKISAQEKLSLCKRTTKELCAEKAHLEQLLKKAEEQQEELRVELGVLAEEKEEAQEKLLEVSRQQESSRSGLEQLRQESSRQGHALAEVCAEKELLVREKAALEVRLAAMERERQGLSEQLAEARSGKETVECSLLEAQQHLSELEITRSHLETQLHAVAQAKEVIQGEVKCLQWELEAERSLLKQERQNMAQELQKEEQHTDTLKVREADHQGEINKLLQDVQAIAEGQRLSWLSEKRLLSQRLERLQRAVARLDREKTELKQYSAELRRTLEEVERERRRLRRYCRGRALPDAGGFSVSESDQHEMLASQQVSLLQTQLAQERK encoded by the exons atggcggcgccgggcccggcctccctgcagcgccggctgcagagctcgcaggaggcgcggcaccggcaagcggtgctggtgcggaagctgcaggcgaag GTCCTGCAGTACCGGACCCGCTgccgagagctggagcagcagctggaagcaggagcg ggatgcctcccaggcaggtgggaaggcacagaggccctggagaaagccctgcttcaggtgaaagaggagcagcaaag GTGCGAGGATCTGGCCGAAGCGAACAGTCTGCTGCGGGAGCACCTGGAGAAAGCGGAAGAGGTGAATTCAGCCCTCAAAGAAGATGTTGGAAAGCTGACGGTGGATTGGATGAGGgcgcgggaggagctggaagcgaaGGAGCGCGAATGGCGCCAGGAACGTGAG CTCTATGAGAACTACTTCAGGGGTGACCGTCTGCTCGGGCTGTGGCATCAGATGGTCACCTTCCGCCgtcatttcctggaaatgaaggCTGCCACGAACCG agatttgtcagagctgaaggcagagcaaatgAGGCTTTCTGGGTCTGTAATGGCAAACTGCTCCCGTCTAAACTGCAGCGTGATGTCCTTCCAAGCcaagggggagctggagaagaaggagcttcaggacag aCTGAAGGACTTAGTGGCACTTGAAGACAAACACTGCTTGTTACAGCATGAGTTGTTAGTTGCGAGAGAGGCGCTGGAGGAATCGCACCTtgagagggatgtgctgaaggaagagaagcatgagCTTAGAGTGGCCCTGGAGAAG GCCGAGCAGTCGGTGGCAGAGCTGACAGGGGCTCAGAATGAGCTGAGTGCTGAACTTGCCGATCTACGTGTTGCAACAGCAAACATGAGCTGTATCAATGAAGCTCTTGCTTTGGACAAAGTGCAACTGAACAAACTTgtgctgcag ctggaggaagagaatgACGCTCTCTTGTGTAAAGTGGATGAGATGGAGAGAGCAAAGatctctgcccaggagaagctgagcttgtgTAAAAGAACAACCAAagagctctgtgcagagaaagcccacctggagcagctgctgaagaaagcagaggagcaacaagaggagctgcgggtagagctgggggtcctggcagaggagaaggaagaagcccaagagaaactccttgag GTTTCCCGCCAGCAAGAGTCGTCTCGCAGTGGCCTGGAGCAGTTGCGCCAGGAGTCCTCTCGCCAAGGGCACGCACTGGCCGAGGTGTGCGCAGAGAAGGAATTGCTGGTGcgggagaaggctgccctggaggtgcGACTGGCAGCCATGGAGCGGGAGAGACAAGGCCTttcggagcagctggcagaggccag gtcagggaaggagaccgtggaatgcagcctgttggaggctcagcagcacttgtCTGAGCTGGAGATCACCAGGAGTCATCTTGAAACCCAGCTTCACGCGGTGGCGCAGGCCAAGGAGGTGATCCAAG GGGAAGTgaagtgccttcagtgggagctggaagcagagaggtcTCTCCTGAAGCAGGAACGGCAAAACATGGcgcaagagctgcagaaagaagagcagcatacCGACACCCTCAAAGTTCGGGAGGCCGACCACCAAGGGGAgataaacaagctcctgcaaGACGTG caggcgattgcagaagggcagcggctgtcctggctctcggagaagagactcctgtcgcagcggctggaacgtctgcagcgagcagttgcaaggctggaccgggagaagacggagctgaagcaatacagtgctgagctcaggaggactctggaggag GTGGAACGTGAACGGAGGCGACTGAGGAGATATTGCAGAGGTCGTGCGCTGCCAGATGCAGGCGGATTTTCTGTCTCCGAGTCTGACCAGCACGAGATGCTGGCGTCTCAGCAG GTGTCCCTTCTGCAGACGCAGCTGGCGCAAGAGCGAAAATAG
- the LOC141750206 gene encoding uncharacterized protein LOC141750206 isoform X3, whose protein sequence is MAAPGPASLQRRLQSSQEARHRQAVLVRKLQAKVLQYRTRCRELEQQLEAGAGCLPGRWEGTEALEKALLQVKEEQQRCEDLAEANSLLREHLEKAEEVNSALKEDVGKLTVDWMRAREELEAKEREWRQERELYENYFRGDRLLGLWHQMVTFRRHFLEMKAATNRDLSELKAEQMRLSGSVMANCSRLNCSVMSFQAKGELEKKELQDRLKDLVALEDKHCLLQHELLVAREALEESHLERDVLKEEKHELRVALEKAEQSVAELTGAQNELSAELADLRVATANMSCINEALALDKVQLNKLVLQLEEENDALLCKVDEMERAKISAQEKLSLCKRTTKELCAEKAHLEQLLKKAEEQQEELRVELGVLAEEKEEAQEKLLEVSRQQESSRSGLEQLRQESSRQGHALAEVCAEKELLVREKAALEVRLAAMERERQGLSEQLAEARSGKETVECSLLEAQQHLSELEITRSHLETQLHAVAQAKEVIQGEVKCLQWELEAERSLLKQERQNMAQELQKEEQHTDTLKVREADHQGEINKLLQDVQAIAEGQRLSWLSEKRLLSQRLERLQRAVARLDREKTELKQYSAELRRTLEEVERERRRLRRYCRGRALPDAGGFSVSESDQHEMLASQQTQLAQERK, encoded by the exons atggcggcgccgggcccggcctccctgcagcgccggctgcagagctcgcaggaggcgcggcaccggcaagcggtgctggtgcggaagctgcaggcgaag GTCCTGCAGTACCGGACCCGCTgccgagagctggagcagcagctggaagcaggagcg ggatgcctcccaggcaggtgggaaggcacagaggccctggagaaagccctgcttcaggtgaaagaggagcagcaaag GTGCGAGGATCTGGCCGAAGCGAACAGTCTGCTGCGGGAGCACCTGGAGAAAGCGGAAGAGGTGAATTCAGCCCTCAAAGAAGATGTTGGAAAGCTGACGGTGGATTGGATGAGGgcgcgggaggagctggaagcgaaGGAGCGCGAATGGCGCCAGGAACGTGAG CTCTATGAGAACTACTTCAGGGGTGACCGTCTGCTCGGGCTGTGGCATCAGATGGTCACCTTCCGCCgtcatttcctggaaatgaaggCTGCCACGAACCG agatttgtcagagctgaaggcagagcaaatgAGGCTTTCTGGGTCTGTAATGGCAAACTGCTCCCGTCTAAACTGCAGCGTGATGTCCTTCCAAGCcaagggggagctggagaagaaggagcttcaggacag aCTGAAGGACTTAGTGGCACTTGAAGACAAACACTGCTTGTTACAGCATGAGTTGTTAGTTGCGAGAGAGGCGCTGGAGGAATCGCACCTtgagagggatgtgctgaaggaagagaagcatgagCTTAGAGTGGCCCTGGAGAAG GCCGAGCAGTCGGTGGCAGAGCTGACAGGGGCTCAGAATGAGCTGAGTGCTGAACTTGCCGATCTACGTGTTGCAACAGCAAACATGAGCTGTATCAATGAAGCTCTTGCTTTGGACAAAGTGCAACTGAACAAACTTgtgctgcag ctggaggaagagaatgACGCTCTCTTGTGTAAAGTGGATGAGATGGAGAGAGCAAAGatctctgcccaggagaagctgagcttgtgTAAAAGAACAACCAAagagctctgtgcagagaaagcccacctggagcagctgctgaagaaagcagaggagcaacaagaggagctgcgggtagagctgggggtcctggcagaggagaaggaagaagcccaagagaaactccttgag GTTTCCCGCCAGCAAGAGTCGTCTCGCAGTGGCCTGGAGCAGTTGCGCCAGGAGTCCTCTCGCCAAGGGCACGCACTGGCCGAGGTGTGCGCAGAGAAGGAATTGCTGGTGcgggagaaggctgccctggaggtgcGACTGGCAGCCATGGAGCGGGAGAGACAAGGCCTttcggagcagctggcagaggccag gtcagggaaggagaccgtggaatgcagcctgttggaggctcagcagcacttgtCTGAGCTGGAGATCACCAGGAGTCATCTTGAAACCCAGCTTCACGCGGTGGCGCAGGCCAAGGAGGTGATCCAAG GGGAAGTgaagtgccttcagtgggagctggaagcagagaggtcTCTCCTGAAGCAGGAACGGCAAAACATGGcgcaagagctgcagaaagaagagcagcatacCGACACCCTCAAAGTTCGGGAGGCCGACCACCAAGGGGAgataaacaagctcctgcaaGACGTG caggcgattgcagaagggcagcggctgtcctggctctcggagaagagactcctgtcgcagcggctggaacgtctgcagcgagcagttgcaaggctggaccgggagaagacggagctgaagcaatacagtgctgagctcaggaggactctggaggag GTGGAACGTGAACGGAGGCGACTGAGGAGATATTGCAGAGGTCGTGCGCTGCCAGATGCAGGCGGATTTTCTGTCTCCGAGTCTGACCAGCACGAGATGCTGGCGTCTCAGCAG ACGCAGCTGGCGCAAGAGCGAAAATAG
- the LOC141750206 gene encoding uncharacterized protein LOC141750206 isoform X5, whose product MAAPGPASLQRRLQSSQEARHRQAVLVRKLQAKVLQYRTRCRELEQQLEAGAGCLPGRWEGTEALEKALLQVKEEQQRCEDLAEANSLLREHLEKAEEVNSALKEDVGKLTVDWMRAREELEAKEREWRQERELYENYFRGDRLLGLWHQMVTFRRHFLEMKAATNRDLSELKAEQMRLSGSVMANCSRLNCSVMSFQAKGELEKKELQDRLKDLVALEDKHCLLQHELLVAREALEESHLERDVLKEEKHELRVALEKAEQSVAELTGAQNELSAELADLRVATANMSCINEALALDKVQLNKLVLQLEEENDALLCKVDEMERAKISAQEKLSLCKRTTKELCAEKAHLEQLLKKAEEQQEELRVELGVLAEEKEEAQEKLLEVSRQQESSRSGLEQLRQESSRQGHALAEVCAEKELLVREKAALEVRLAAMERERQGLSEQLAEARSGKETVECSLLEAQQHLSELEITRSHLETQLHAVAQAKEVIQGEVKCLQWELEAERSLLKQERQNMAQELQKEEQHTDTLKVREADHQGEINKLLQDVQAIAEGQRLSWLSEKRLLSQRLERLQRAVARLDREKTELKQYSAELRRTLEEVERERRRLRRYCRGRALPDAGGFSVSESDQHEMLASQQLSRF is encoded by the exons atggcggcgccgggcccggcctccctgcagcgccggctgcagagctcgcaggaggcgcggcaccggcaagcggtgctggtgcggaagctgcaggcgaag GTCCTGCAGTACCGGACCCGCTgccgagagctggagcagcagctggaagcaggagcg ggatgcctcccaggcaggtgggaaggcacagaggccctggagaaagccctgcttcaggtgaaagaggagcagcaaag GTGCGAGGATCTGGCCGAAGCGAACAGTCTGCTGCGGGAGCACCTGGAGAAAGCGGAAGAGGTGAATTCAGCCCTCAAAGAAGATGTTGGAAAGCTGACGGTGGATTGGATGAGGgcgcgggaggagctggaagcgaaGGAGCGCGAATGGCGCCAGGAACGTGAG CTCTATGAGAACTACTTCAGGGGTGACCGTCTGCTCGGGCTGTGGCATCAGATGGTCACCTTCCGCCgtcatttcctggaaatgaaggCTGCCACGAACCG agatttgtcagagctgaaggcagagcaaatgAGGCTTTCTGGGTCTGTAATGGCAAACTGCTCCCGTCTAAACTGCAGCGTGATGTCCTTCCAAGCcaagggggagctggagaagaaggagcttcaggacag aCTGAAGGACTTAGTGGCACTTGAAGACAAACACTGCTTGTTACAGCATGAGTTGTTAGTTGCGAGAGAGGCGCTGGAGGAATCGCACCTtgagagggatgtgctgaaggaagagaagcatgagCTTAGAGTGGCCCTGGAGAAG GCCGAGCAGTCGGTGGCAGAGCTGACAGGGGCTCAGAATGAGCTGAGTGCTGAACTTGCCGATCTACGTGTTGCAACAGCAAACATGAGCTGTATCAATGAAGCTCTTGCTTTGGACAAAGTGCAACTGAACAAACTTgtgctgcag ctggaggaagagaatgACGCTCTCTTGTGTAAAGTGGATGAGATGGAGAGAGCAAAGatctctgcccaggagaagctgagcttgtgTAAAAGAACAACCAAagagctctgtgcagagaaagcccacctggagcagctgctgaagaaagcagaggagcaacaagaggagctgcgggtagagctgggggtcctggcagaggagaaggaagaagcccaagagaaactccttgag GTTTCCCGCCAGCAAGAGTCGTCTCGCAGTGGCCTGGAGCAGTTGCGCCAGGAGTCCTCTCGCCAAGGGCACGCACTGGCCGAGGTGTGCGCAGAGAAGGAATTGCTGGTGcgggagaaggctgccctggaggtgcGACTGGCAGCCATGGAGCGGGAGAGACAAGGCCTttcggagcagctggcagaggccag gtcagggaaggagaccgtggaatgcagcctgttggaggctcagcagcacttgtCTGAGCTGGAGATCACCAGGAGTCATCTTGAAACCCAGCTTCACGCGGTGGCGCAGGCCAAGGAGGTGATCCAAG GGGAAGTgaagtgccttcagtgggagctggaagcagagaggtcTCTCCTGAAGCAGGAACGGCAAAACATGGcgcaagagctgcagaaagaagagcagcatacCGACACCCTCAAAGTTCGGGAGGCCGACCACCAAGGGGAgataaacaagctcctgcaaGACGTG caggcgattgcagaagggcagcggctgtcctggctctcggagaagagactcctgtcgcagcggctggaacgtctgcagcgagcagttgcaaggctggaccgggagaagacggagctgaagcaatacagtgctgagctcaggaggactctggaggag GTGGAACGTGAACGGAGGCGACTGAGGAGATATTGCAGAGGTCGTGCGCTGCCAGATGCAGGCGGATTTTCTGTCTCCGAGTCTGACCAGCACGAGATGCTGGCGTCTCAGCAG CTGTCACGTTTTTAA